Below is a window of Phocoena sinus isolate mPhoSin1 chromosome 2, mPhoSin1.pri, whole genome shotgun sequence DNA.
CTTCAGGGATGTTGCATACCAGTGAGATTGGGCTGCAGACCATCCTATCATCTCTTTCTTCCAGCTGGTCCCTTGTGCTACCAACTAAACTTATACAAACTTATCTTTACAATTCCATGGTCACTGGACTTTTGCTAGTGAAACTAGAGAGGCTCTCTTATGCTTTATGAGAACCAGGGAATTTCAAACTTTTCGAGCTAGcaactctcattttatagatgaacaaaTTTAGGcctggagaagaaaatgaagtcagtcattaaaaaaaattattattgggGGTCTACTGTGAGGCAGGTAGTATAATACAAGGTGAATAATATGAGCCCTGCCCACCTGTAGATTATGCACCAGTAGGAAACACTGAGAAGTAAACAGGTGATTGTTCGCTCAGATCCCATGAATAATGGTTTTGGAATGGCACCCATGAAACCTGACAAGAGGTAAATCTTTATTTTGTGATATCCTTGTGGGCATATACTGAGCTTTGTGACTTTTGCTTTGACACTGGTGAGCTGTCCTTGGGCTTAATATCTAAAGCATAGAGTGTTTGGACAGAAACTGTAGACAGGCCTGCCAGCTCACACCCCCTTCGGTGAACAGCAATATCCCCTGTACAATACTGGCACCTCCTACAAGACCCACTGTTTTCTCTACAGCGTGGGAGACAGCATTCCTATCCACCACTGCCACCTAATGACTCTTTTGGGTACTACCAGCTCAGGTTCTACTTCCAGATTTTTGGACTCTCGGATTCTGGCCTCTGCTCCCTGTGTGACCTTTATTAAGGACCCTTCCAACCTTGACAGCCTGCCATTCTACAATTGCCTGTGACATTAGAAGGCAATATTTGTCCATAGCAGAGCAAGAGACTTAACTGATTACAATTCAAGAAAACTTTGTCTTCCaaaaaactagaaagagaaaacacaccCAGGAGACTGAAAAGCACAATGTAAATGTAAAGAGCTTGGCGCATGGGGAGCATGGCAGCCCAGCAGCTGTGATGGAGCAGCTGCCATGTAGGACTACTTGTTATTCTTTTAGGTGTGACTCTTCCAATCATGTACCACTTGCTTGCTAACCTCCCAAGAACACACTTTTGCTGCTGCTATTACAGATCATACTCTTATGTGCTTAATGGAAACCTTTTCAGTgactatttctttatttcataattGAGGAATGACTTAGTGTATAATTTGGTAATTCTTTGGCAGTATACCAAATTTGTCTACAGTTATGATAAAACAGACAAGGTAgtgaaatgccccataaaagtgattcaaactaccacgagggcatgactgtctctctctctgagcccttttgtgtgtctatccacatgtactgtactctttttcctcctaataaacactttacttgcttcactaaaaaaaaaaggaagaaagagaggtcATTTCGCTCACCCTGTCACATGCCTTCACGTCTAACCAGCAGAACCCCGAGTCCTCTTGTCTTTCTAGAGCCACAGTTGTACTCCCAGGGCTGGTTAGCATCACTACAGGTTCAGTGCTACAACCTGTGGCCTCTTTAAGGgctacaaaaatatttaatacgAAAATATGTTTATTGACTTACACACAAGAAAAGCacagtataaaaattaatttaatatccATGACACtctaccatttattattttttaaataaattatttgtttatttttggttgcattgggtctttgttgctgcgcacaggcttttctctagttgaggtgagtggagactactcttcgttgtggtacacagccttctcatggcggtggcttctcttgtcgtggagcatgggctgtgggcacgtgggcttcagtagttgtggcacgtgggctcagtagttgtggcgcacgggcttagttgctccgtggcatgtgggatctaacccatgttccctgtgttggcaggtggattcttaaccactgtgccatctgGGGAGTCCAAGACTTGGTGTGTCTTAATGGTCTTTGTGTTCCAGGACCTAGCACGGTGACTGGTACCCAGTAGGGGCTTATGTAGTGTTTGttattaaattagttaatatgaaTTAAAGAGTGTGAATGGATTTTGTAATGCTACAACTGGTAGAAACGTAAATTTTCAGGGATAGGAAAGAGAGGTTGGGGCTGGAAGGTGTGTTCAGGAAACTTTTAAATAGACTTTCCAAAGGAATCGATAGACAAGACATATGAGACtaatggggaaaggaaaagaaaaagatatgctTAGGTGACGGATGATACCTGATTTATGATGCCCTGTCAGAGGGAAAGGTCCCTGTCCTTTTAGCCTAATTTGGCAAGGCTATTCTGTGCCCCTACTGCATCTCCTTTTCCTCTTGGTAGGAGCTTTTGTTGAAAGAGATGGTGATGTTCCTGAGACCCCTGTTTTTCGTCTTCATGCTGGGTCTGACCCCACTGACCCTGGCTCAGGGTGACCGCAAATACAGACACTTCCTGTCCCAGCACTATGATCGCCAACCAACGGGCCGGGATGACAGATACTGTGAAAGCATGATGAGGAGGCGAGACCTGATCAATCCCTGCAAAGACGTCAACACCTTTATTCATGGCAGCATGAATGACATCAAGGGCATCTGTGAAGATAAGAATGGAAAAGCTTACGGCGATCTCAGAATAAGCAAGTCTCCCTTCCAGATCACCACTTGCAAGCATAGAGGAGGGTCCCCCCGGCCTCCATGCCGGTACAGAGCCACACGAGGGTACAGAGTCATTGCTATTGCCTGTGAAAATGACTGGCCCACCCACTTTGATGAGTCCTTTATCCTTTCAGGGCAGTAGCCTAGAGCTGGCTCTGCTCTTTTTTCCTTGCATTTCCCCCTCTTACTGTAGCAACATTCATTGCTAGGAATCCAGAAAATGAGCTGctgatcttttgttttcttgttttacaatatgcttaataaataaaaacGTCTCTGAAATCAGTAAAAATCAAAGTCTTCTCACTGATTCTTGGTCTATTGATCTTTCCCTATTTTCTCTATTCAGCTGTCCCCTGAGAGGGTTGGATGGGATAGAAATGCCTTTTTCCTTATCAGTCAGTTCCTTATCAGgcattaaggaggtggactttaccTTTCCGTGAAGGTAAGGATGTTAAATTCATCTTACAGAGATTGCTGGGAAAATTCCAGGGCTCAAGGCCACTAAGCAGAATTTTTAGGAGAAGCAAATTGTTTTTCTGTCACCTTTCATAAGCCAGTATTCCTTTTACAAATGTTAAGCCCTAGGAAGAAGAGTTTAGGACTAAATACCAACAGATTAATtacactctctctctttcacacacacacacacatacacacacacatttgtaatCCTGCATGAATACCAAAATCCATTCAGGGTAGCCACTCTTACCCTAAGCAGGAAGTAATTTGATATTGCTTTGAATGGAACACTGCCAGGATATTCTCatggttattttatataaagatcAAAAAATTGATTGCTataatcattttctctttaatcttttACTTTATCAACTGACGTCTGGCAACTCTGAGGTCTTGGGGAGGTCATAGAAAGATTCCAAGCTTATCCtttattcttcaacttgataTGTTTTCAAGTAAATACAAACTTAGGTTAACAATCTCTGTAAAATATGCTAATTAATCCATGGGTTCAGTGGTTAACTTCCTGTTCCCTAATCTCATCCACAGATACCtggatattttatttagaaagtaCTTAATAAATTACGGTTATGTACCACGAGTTTTGCCATCTTATGAATGACTATAGTGGTCACAGTATTCCCCACGGTGGCCTCCCCTGCTGCCTACATGCCCTCAAATGGACCAAAAGCCCTGGCTCCTCAATACCTGGGTTATAGGCCAGTGTCCTGGTGCCACAGAGAGCCCACCCTCACTGAAAGTACTCAATTTAtggagaaaaggatgaaaaagtaCTCAATTTATGGAGGAAAGGATGAAAGGTTATGGGTACATACTCAACACATGAATATGTCTGCCTTGAATTCATCtatttcaaaattgaaaacattgtcatttctttctgaaGTAGGGAGAAGGGTTTTCCAAACCTCCTTTATTAGAAAATTtgtcttgggacttccttggtggcgcagtggttaagactgcgactgccaattcagggaacacggattcaatccctggtctgggaagatcccgcattcCTCGGaacaacgaagcccgtgtgccacaactactgagcctgagctctagagcccccgaggtgcaactactgagcctgcgtgctgcaactactgaagcctgtgcaccacctagagcccatgctctgtaacaagagaagccaccgcaatgagaagcccacacaccgcaacgaagagtagcaccccactccccgcaactagagaaagcccgcgtgcagcaacaaagactcaacacaggaaaaaaaaaaaaagttctggaaatgtatagtgttaaaaaaaaaaaagaaagaaagaaactttatcTTACTATAAAATCAAAAAACTCTTAGGAAGCAAGAAATTTCCAGAGTTTGGTAgactatttggattttttttttctggttctccAACCAGGACTATCTCCCTAATATTAGGCAAAGGGGCTTCCAAACAGACTCTTGCCCACTCACGGTCTTGATGGGGAAAGTCAAAGGCATGGACCATTATTACATAGATCACATCACAGTTGTGAAAACTCACATCTCCAAACATCTACTTAGAGCATTATTATTGCATACCCTGCCCTGGTGTTAGGACAAATGACACTTTCCCAGGAAATCATGTGGCATTGGGATAGGGTTCTTCCTGACCTGCTGATGGAGCTAGCAGCTGAGTAGCCAACCCTAGTAGCTTTTGCTCTTGATCTCTTGTTCTCTCACAACCAAAGGTTGTTTAGAATGAAATGTTGAGTCACAGGCAAGTCATTTTATCTCAGGTCAATCATCTGAAGAATTGAAATCCTAATCCACTATGTTTTGTTGACTTcgcaaggaaaagagaagaagcaCCCCCAAATGTCAAGTCCTTTGAAGAATGGtgacatgaaagaaagaaaattccatgCACTTTGGAGAGGAAACATTTGTCTAGGGACATAGCATAAATTCTAGTAGCTGAAATATTTTGGCTTAAAAAGAGCCTTCTCATCTCTTGGGAATACAGACTCTCTACAAAGTAAGAGGGAGGGTGTCAATAATATGTACAATTCAGTTTAGTTGTTAGTGTATCAGATTGAGGGAACAAAGGaaaccaagagaaatggaaattgtAAAAATGGCCActgctgacatttattgaacacctaacCGTAGGCTAGGCGTTGTGATAAGCACTTTACAttgattttatcatttattcttcacaacgTTCCTaagaagtaggtattattattattatgcttattCTACTTGTGAGGAAATATActgagagaggttaagtcatttccccaaggtcacacagttagtgtGGCAGAACTAGGTCTTTGGGATCACAGTATCAAAGGAAGTTCTTACTGAGATTTGATGTATGCAGTGGAGAAAGCCTTTGGGGCAAGCTCTAAACAAAAGTGCGTGTTGGGAGGATTTAGGgatcatttcattttctgttgtAGGTAGAATCTTGAGATGCACCCATTGATGTCTACATGGGACTTCTGTTCATAATGTTTTTCCATGTCTTGTTAAATCAGTTGGTTACTGTGGCTGAGGTCATGGGTTTGCTCTTGGATGAATAGTTTAATCTACTCTGTAGCTAGTCATCTTGCTAAACCATGTTGTTGGTCACAAAGAAGCAGGATGAGAGAAAGTAGACAGAACTGCGCAAAATTGGATTTGGGAAAAGCAACCCAAAGTACATTGTTGTGATGAAGCTCTTACCCAAGTGCCAAGTGTATCTTCAGAAGTTGTATCCAGTGGTCCTGGGGTTGAGGGGTAAATCGAACATCATTTTTTCCTGCCATCCTGCTTCCCACAACTCCTTCACTTCCCTCACTTCCCAACTCCATATCGCACATCTGCGGCATCAGACACAGGAATATGACATAGAGCTTCGTATCTTTCTGTGCACAGGCAAAAGGTGGTTGTGAACTTAGAAGCTggcatttaaaagaatgatagtTATGTTTGATCCTAATCATTATCGTTAAGGATAGGCTGTAGGTGGAATTAAGTGCAGGTCCCTCGTCAGCCGTTTAATCACTCACACGGGGTGATCCACCATCATGAAGCAGCCTCTTTGAAACAAAGGACAGTAGTAACCATATATATCAAACTAGGATTTCAGCTGGGGCTAACCCTTGGACTGCATGTGTAGAAAGTCCTTGCTGCTTTGGGTTGCTCACTTCCTGTTGAATCAGGGATGATTTTGCCTGCCCCTTGGTTTCTCTCTAGGCATCTCCAAGGTAGTGATGGCTCTCCAGACAACCCATGCATTACTTCTGCTCTTGCTGCTGAccctgctggggctggggctggtacAGCCCTCCTATGGCCAGGATCGCATGTACCAACGATTCCTGCGGCAACACGTGGACCCTGATGTGACAGGAGGCAATGATGGCTACTGCAACTTGGTGATGCAAAGACGGAAGATGACTTCACATCAGTGCAAGCGCTTCAACACTTTCATTCATGAAGACCTTGGGAGCATTCATAGTATCTGCAGAACCTCCAATATTCAGTGCAAGAATGGCCGGATGAACTGCCATGAGGGTGTAGTGAAGGTCACAGATTGCAGGGAGACAGGAAGTTCCAGGGCTCCCAACTGCAGATACCGGGCCAAGGCCAGCACCAGACGTGTTGTCATTGCCTGTGAAGGTAACCCAGAGGTGCCTGTGCACTTTGATAAATAGATACCACCCAGCAGGGGTTATGGCCTAGCTGCTGGCCTTTAATGTACTCCTTAAATAACAATGAGTAATGCATTTGAGCTGTCCCAGGCTCTGTCTCcactgcttctttctttcctttttttttttttttttggttcgtTATATAACCAATTCTGTTAAATACATTgcatgaaagagaaagatgagacATAAACTTATAATGAATCTGAGCTTTTCTATAATAAGCTTCCTTCTATAATATTGGTCAGCTTTGCTCTCTCTAATCTCATCCTCTGGAATTTAGTCATTACTTAGCACTTCAAGAATTTCAAGGTtctttcatctaagttatctcATTCTAATACCATAGCACCCTTGGGATGCTGCCGCTAGTGTTGCAATATACAAAAGCGCAAAGTTAAGAGATTTGCTAAGACCAAAAGGTTAGTAGAAAAGCTGAGACAAAAGTCTAGTTTACACGGTTACTAATCCAGGGCTTTTTCCACTTCATCACAAGgaatgttttgaaaatatctgGTTTCTGTTCTTCCCAAATGTCAGCTGTTGGGGGGAAGcattaaaaatttggaaatagaCACTGGCAACATGAGCGCTCTATCTGTATAATGCAGcaaccttactgtgtttggatcTAATAAGATCAAGAAATTATACAagggattttcttttcctcttcccaaacTTTTGAGTCGCCCTAGTAAGTCAGAGTATTAAAATGTACTAGATCATTAAGACTCTTCCTGACTGAAAGATTTTTCAAGTCTTCCTTATAATAAAGGAAATGAGATACCTTCAATTCCAAGTATTTGAGAAGACTATAGTCTtgtgtgtaagatttttttttttccctcctatccTCTTTTAATTCTCCTCTAGTTTATAAACATGCACACGATTTAATATCCTCATAAACTCTGGCTCAAGACTAAAGCTCATCAGATCGATGACCATGACACAAAAAACGTTGTCTCATTTTCTCCAGAGAGAATGATTCCTCTCAAGACAATTCTCAtaccccttccttctccctttaaATATTTAGGAGCAAATTGGGGGACAGAGATGTATAAAGACATTAACTGCTAAAgaaggaaagtgtgtgtgtgtgtgtgtgtgtgtgtgtgcgtgtgtgtgcgcgtgtgcgtgtgtgtgtgtgtatgtgagaaaGGACTGAGCTGAAAGCATTTGAATTGTAGCagacatatattatttatatttaagatgtacaacttcatttggtatacatatacattttgagATAATCACTATAATCAAGCTACCAAACATATCTATCATTTCACATGGTTACccttacgtgtgtgtgtatgatgagAATCCATAGGCTTTACCCTGTTAGcacattttaagtatacagtactGTATTGCCACCTGTTAAAAAACTTAGGGGCTCAAAAGAGGCCTCCCCAAGATGTGctactttggcatgtggattattttgagctaatgGCAGTGGAGACCCTGTTAACTCAAGAGAAACTACTGCCCCTCACTTAAGTTCCTAGAAGAATTTAAACTGgggatttttcccagaaaaagagTTATTAGCAGACATAAAATGGATCGCTTTCTTAGCTTGCCACTTCACACATGAGTCCTAGGAgtgtctccctcctgcctctaTATTCCTTGAGTCACTACTTGATTTAGATCTTCAGTAGATAACACTAAGTTGCTGGGAAGGGCTCAAGATGTATGGGCACATGATGGCCATCTTATCTTTTCTTAGAGTCACCTCTCAAATCCTCCATACCCAGGTGCCCAGAATTCTTGCCTTTTTACCCCCGCTCTTCACCCAAAGAACTAGAGTAGCTGGATTTACAGTGTCCTCTGAGACGCTCCCCGTCTAGACTATCAGCACACGATTCCCCGTTATTCAAGGAATACTTGACGTGAGCTAGGGTTTACAGTGCACCAGAGTTTCTGTAAATACCAACACGTCCGCATCTAATCCTGATGACATATTTCCCattcaaagagaagaaacaggatGGCATTGCTACTCACATGCTTTGAAGACAAGTTCTGGTTATAAACTAAGCATTCTGACTATAGGACAGGAAAAAGAATTTTCCCTCTATCCTTCTAGGTTCTGAGACGTGGATGAGATCCCCCTGTAATAAGAGatagattaacaagagaaaatgttgacctaaaacaaacagactgccagttatttctccagcaaaaaataggtttatttgggatcagcaaagaattgcaatttgaggtctgcaaccatggtgagccacacGCAAGTCTCCAGCAAAAATGGAGAGGAGaattttatagaggggaaaaggaagttgagagggctatagtaaatagagcaTGGCTTTTTgttggctgagttgtgacagtctcttAATGTCTgagccaggaaagaagaggaaatctttcttcttcctgttggctCTGCTATCCTCATAgagcatgagagctcccccttctggtctcctgactctatttaattgagatttctattcattatttttacaaaaaacaaacagaagcttAACAAAATGTATATTTCCTGTATGCTTGGGAGATACCCAAGAAAGCTGACTAAAACTCCCCCCAGTGGCCCAAGCTGATACCTCAAATACCattttcagctaaagacaaaagaggatgttggggatAGTATTACAGGAAGGAAGGCAATTCACCAAAGTTGAAAGGAGCAAATGGtggtaaacaaatatttgttgagcctTGTAGAGAcagtgagacagagagaaattttaacaaacagactttgctaggttcctccctgtctacacacCTAGTTCATATTATACTATAATTATCCATGGTGTAACTATCTTCCTGGAACAAGTCCCCTACCTGCATTCTGTCGACTGAacaaaatgcacaacctaaaaggtgagaattatgttttatttggtggacttaCTGAGGACCTAAGcttgggagacagcctctcagatagccttGAGGGGCTGTTTTGAAGAGGttagggaggagccaggatatataggagtttttcaaaaaaaaaaacccaacaggtagttggaacatcaaacgattactgttaattaaagaaaaaccaggcATCTTAAgtttaatgaatttagcacttttctatgtataagaagatgcaagagtctgggctcattgaaatcttTCCTTTGAGATGCACCTtgactatctagggccagtatcctgtttatctccatcctgagttcccctCAGGGGGCACCGTTGtggggtggctgcagtggttGCTGGCTTGATGGCTTCAATATCccttgtttactgaaatggcagatGATATTCTTTGTTCATAATTCTTTTAGGTAGTTAGAGGGGAGGTCAATGGTTCTTCCTGAGTCTTGTATGCCatg
It encodes the following:
- the RNASE4 gene encoding ribonuclease 4 — encoded protein: MALQTTHALLLLLLLTLLGLGLVQPSYGQDRMYQRFLRQHVDPDVTGGNDGYCNLVMQRRKMTSHQCKRFNTFIHEDLGSIHSICRTSNIQCKNGRMNCHEGVVKVTDCRETGSSRAPNCRYRAKASTRRVVIACEGNPEVPVHFDK
- the ANG gene encoding angiogenin, yielding MVMFLRPLFFVFMLGLTPLTLAQGDRKYRHFLSQHYDRQPTGRDDRYCESMMRRRDLINPCKDVNTFIHGSMNDIKGICEDKNGKAYGDLRISKSPFQITTCKHRGGSPRPPCRYRATRGYRVIAIACENDWPTHFDESFILSGQ